The stretch of DNA CTGGTTCATCTTCCTTCCGTCGTCTCCAAACTTCCAACATCACTTGCCTAGCTCCCCAATAGGAACCCATCCCACTTTCAGCCAATTTTGCCGCCCATCTCCTGAACTCTTGTTGTGTATTTTCATCTGTACAAGCACAACCTGCCATAAAACCCTGCCAAATTAAAGGGAcaatttttactttcttttgattcaGTAGTTCCTCCATGGCATTTAAGTGATCCAATACTTTGGTCACGTAGTTCTGTAGGAATTGACAGTTTAATTTTCTTGCCATtgtaaaataataaataattaaACTAAAATAAAAGCTCATTGTGTGATGATATAGCGCTTCTGCTGTTGGGTTTATGaagcttttttcttctgaatTCTCTTCATAAAAATTCCATTCTGATTTCCATTTTAATAACCTTTTCTCGAAATTTAGTGAAAGttcattgaattttcttggaACAGGTAAGTACGTTAAATTATAATATTCATTATGTCTTACTATCCGCACACAATCGGAAAATAGTAATATTAAGGAGTTTGGCAATCCGTAAAGCGAATCTGTTCCAATTATGTTTTCATCAGTCTTCGAAACCAGCTTAGAAATATCAGATTTGTTATAATAACTTTCTGTCGCTATGTTTGTGAAGATGGGGGGGGTGGTAGTGGATGGAGTTGAGTCAGCAGATACGTTCGTCGTAGGCTCTTTAACGAATTCGATATGTATTTTACCATCGTTTTCATTGAGAGTCTCTCTGAATAAACCTTCCTGCATAACGTCAACCCTCGTTACGTCAGCAGCAGCGGCAGCGTTGGACATGTCCAACGGTTTGTATTGATCGTCCTCTTCGCTTGGTAAAATAACAATTTCTTTAGCTCTAACTTTATCGAGCGCAGTGCTATCCTGTATTAATTTCAGAAATGAGAAAATACGATGTAACgtttttgccttttcaGAAATGTTAGGTCTAAGTTTCATTCTTGATTCAACGAATTCTTCGCAAATGGCCAAATGATGTTGGCAATCTGCCATTGTTCCCCATACTACATCGATAGAATTCATTGATAAAATTGCAGTTAACAcatctttatatttctcaGGTATGTTTGATTTTGTATTCAAGCATAGTCTTAGGAAGTTTGAAGCCTGATTTCTCAATTCGATACCTAGGCTtaagaaaaacttttgcAGTGTATAATTTCTTGGGTACTTACTTTGCAAGTGGAAACAAGAAACTGCTAGAAGGGCATTCAATAAAGCATTTCTCGAATTAGAAGATTGACCCAACCCCGCTAAGTCACCCAATGCCATCAAGGCCCTGGGAAAGTATAAAGTTTTCCATGGGTTCTTTTCGAGCACGACTACTGTCATTTTATCTGCCACATCATTAAAATAatgattcaaaagaaacctTGCTAAACCATGCACAGTAAGGTCCGTTTTGGGTACAATATCTATCAACTCAGATGGTAGATCACCGGAAAGAGATGTAATTTCCAACATTGATTTTGGCATGCGTGATTCATCATTGGGAGGAGCTAAAGCTATTTTATTTAAATCCGATGCAGGAAGAGACCTTGGTTCAATGTTGACAAATATATCATCGATCAATAATTGAGGATCCGGTTCCTGGCTATTCGAGGAGTTTTTCTGGAATAGCAGCTTCAAGTTTTGCTGATAGAGTTTGTCGTTGGCGATAGCTTCTTTATGGGGTGGAGTGACTGAATCTTTGTTGTCATCTTCAATGACATGATCATGCTCTTTGACGTTCATCTGCTGTTCCCCGCTTGGGATTTTAGAATTTTCCTCTAACGACATTTCGTGTGGTTGTAAGTGTCCTAAGTGATGTCCCTGAAGAGTCACTGCAGATAATAATGCATCATCTCTAAGCTCGCTAGAGATCCACTCGTAACCCGTTATATTCATGTTGTTCCAATCATAATCTAAGAGATTTGGTGTTGCTGGTACCGCATCACTAGTAGAAGGTATACCCGTCCTGATGTGTCCTCTATTCTTCAACTTCTCCTCTGTATGTCTGGTCGAGAAGGATAAAGCAGATAAAGATGGTGACGAGGACAATGAAATTGAACCTGAGCTCTCCATATTCTTGGTGACCCTTTTCCTATTGcgcttttttcttggaacATACTGTTTGTCGACTTTATCTGTTCCTTTAAAGACtccaaatttctttaaaatccATGTCTTGCCATCACTTATTTTCTCAATGGGCGGTGTATGCAGCATTGTTAACTCATCATCCATATCTTCATGGTACATGTATTCCTCATCATACCGTACAAAATCGATATTTCGTCGTTGATATTGTGGCTCATCGACACTACCTGTTAGATTTGTCGTGGTCGCTGGAGAGTTTTGTGGGATTGGGACGCCATACGGGTCGAATTGCATAGGCTTAGACCACCGAAGTTTAATATCATAGCCACCACAGGGTAAATTAGACTTCTCACATCTTTGGCAATGAGGATGCCGAAGATCACACttaacttttcttcctctgcACGTCCAACATCCAGTAAATGTCTTCGCTCTTCCCAGTTTCTTAGTACCATTCTTGCTGGTGATTCCCATCTTATCTGGCACTCAAATTTTTAAGGTATAGATATCGGTAACTATTGCCTGGTAAAGTAGTAAATCTAAAAGAAATGCTTTTCGCAgagtatatatttttcactatTTTGGAGTTCTGGCGGAAACCGCAGGCGAAGAGTCATTGATAACAAAGGTTTCTATAAGAACAGAAAGATAGCATCCAAATGGTAGGGGCACGCGAGTGTGAGCTAGATAAGATATGTCAAGGAAGTTAAAAAAGACCAATCTGTTCAACAAGGATGTAAGCTCCTTGCTTTATGCTTACGGTGATGTGCCACAACCGCTACAAGCCACTGTGCAGTGTTTAGATGAACTGGTATCTGGGTATTTAGTGGATGTTTGTAGTAATGCGTTTCATGCAGCCCAAAATTCACAGAGGAATAAGCTTCGATTGGAGGATTTCAAGTTTGCTCTTCGAAACGACCCGGTGAAGCTTGGTAGAGCAGAAGAACTGATAGCTACTAATAAGTTGATCACAGAAGCTAAGAAGCAGTTCAATGAAACAGACAATCAGAATTCGTTGAAAAGGTACAGAGcggatgatgaagaaggtgaCGAAGTGGAGGAGGACGAAGATGAGCAACAGGTGACGGACGATGATGAGGAAACAGCCGGACGTAATAGTGCTAAGCAGTCCATGGACTCGAAGGCAGCAAAGACTAGGAAGCAGAGTTCCAAAAACTccaagaaaacaaaaaaataattgaaCATACTTTTCAGGTCTATTTGCACGTACGTAGTTTGACTTCGAACGTGCGCGGAAGTATGTGCGTCTTCAGTTTATTCATCAATTACTTACTCTATTGAAGTTACGGCAGTGCCGGAAAAAATAACCTTTTATTGTAATAACTCGATGCCTATGgattgttttcttattcGTTTATATAATGGTTAGGATATTCTTCTTACAATGATAACTGTATGTCCTGGTAAATAACACGCAACCCATCACCTCGGAGGGTCGTACTAATATAAACTATGATACCAGCATTCGATAAGTAATGTGTTGTGTCGGACGGATTACCTAACGAATTTAACTGGATGCTTATCTGTACTTGAAATAGCAGACACGCTTCTCAATTACCTACCTTCTGTTTGAGATCAACTCACAAATAATTTGCTCTCATAGATTCTCTCGAAATATGTTCGATACTATTTTACGTTTACAGGTACATATTGTGGGCAACTCTATACGTGAAATATGTAATATGATGCCATTATTCAGATAAGGAAAGTAGAGCATCAACACAAGGTCCGATACGTGATTTCTTAGCAATACAAACATCTTCTATCAGGCTTGGGTCCATGTCAGGAAACATGTTCTGTAACGTTTCCAGTGTGTCCTTCCGTTCGTTCTCTTCgattttcttgatcaaaaaagtaacgtcttcttctttcttacTCTGTTCAGGTTCCAGTGTCTCTTCTTGTGTGGGTTCTCCAATAGGCGAAAACAATTCACTGAATTTAGAAATCACGATATTGGTCACTTCATCTAAAGGCTTTAGTAAGGTACCGTTGGATTGTAGCTCATCCGGTACTTctaactttcttttcttctcctcttcctctctttcttttgctaCTTGTTTCGAATTATTTTGATACTCCTCTTCAAAACATTTGTGGTTTTCAATAGTTAACGAAGACTCTGTTAAGTTCATAATGAAGTTAATGGCAGCCTGAAGACTGCTTAGGTAATACTCTTCTTCGCCCCGAATAAAATCAGATGACCTGAATCTCTCAATGTAGTTCACGTTCGAAACTAGGTATCGTACTTGTCCCTTCAAAATGCAGTAAATTAGAATAGGTATAAAGGTATCAGCACCGTTTTGTTCCAGCTTGGTATGTTTCAGTAAACCAAAAATAACTTTACTCGCATTCAGTACGCAAACCATTTTGTCCCTAGGTGACTTAAACCTATTTATTTTACTCAACTCTGTACTTGCCAAATGAACAAACTTATTTAGCTTGGCGTGCGGCATAGTTTCAGGGATATCTAACATAACTGGTTTGATGAATCTATAATGCTCAATCTTCTCTAATAATGTATCATCATAGTTCAAATCTTTCATATGCTCATCATCTAATGACACTTGCAAACTTTCATAAAGGCTTGGGGAAAAACAACGGAAATAGAGTTTCCCCATAATTAGCTTTTCTATACCTTCCTGGGCATTTCTGGTTTTAGAACTGTCGAGACTTTTGAAAGGTTCATATAGGGTGAATTTATCGTAAATGAAAGACTTAAAGTTATTGATGAGTTTAATTTCCTCACTGACCGTCCATAAAAGTCTTTGCGCCAAGAAGTTGCGTAAGAATGATTTGGTATATTTAACTAGAGGATCTGCTTCAGGTGATTGTAGTTGTTTAACAAACAATTGAAAGTCATAAAATGGTTCCTCATCACCCGTATCCTGGGCGAAAATGTTCGCGTTCGTTTCTTCTGCCGCTTGTGTATCTGCATCATCCTTCATAGACACCACATCGGTATTCGAGTTGCCATTCGTTGAAGGTTCCAATCTGTTCAAAGgatcaaattctttcaaagtttcACCGTTTTTATCCTCTGTCATGATGGTTGTTTGCTTCTACTTGCTATctctgaagaaaagaacctTAAGCCCGTTGAATGTAGAACTACTCAAGGTTATGTGTCATTAAGATTAGCTGCGGAGACTTGAAGTAGGCTCTTCGTgaaaaagtaagaaaaagagagaaaagtgaaaaatattgagaCATTTAGAAATTTCGGATGTAACAAAGCTCAGAGAATCTGATATATCATGAGTAATGTGCGGTATTCTGTTACATTATTGTTCGAACAATGACTTATTAGAGAATGACCTAATTGAATTTCCAGAAGGTACGGAATTGGGCCCTACTACATGTGTCAATGAATCGTCgattttcaataaaattattCCATACATAGCTGCAAGAGGTCCAAACTACTCTTCTCTTCGGACCGTAAGAGCTTACCGAACAAGTTGGTTTTCTTCCGTTTTGTCTTTAAGGGAGCCTTTCACTAAGCAGAGCATTAATGTGGATGACAGATACTATCTACAATTCAACGGCGAGCTGTACAATAAAGAGGTATCCCACTGGGGAAACGATAGTTTATATATCGCTTCCTTGTTGAAGGatttagaagatgatggCAGCGTTATTGACGTTATAAAATCACTGGAAGGCGAA from Saccharomyces mikatae IFO 1815 strain IFO1815 genome assembly, chromosome: 13 encodes:
- the ARG81 gene encoding Arg81p (similar to Saccharomyces cerevisiae ARG81 (YML099C); ancestral locus Anc_8.879); amino-acid sequence: MGITSKNGTKKLGRAKTFTGCWTCRGRKVKCDLRHPHCQRCEKSNLPCGGYDIKLRWSKPMQFDPYGVPIPQNSPATTTNLTGSVDEPQYQRRNIDFVRYDEEYMYHEDMDDELTMLHTPPIEKISDGKTWILKKFGVFKGTDKVDKQYVPRKKRNRKRVTKNMESSGSISLSSSPSLSALSFSTRHTEEKLKNRGHIRTGIPSTSDAVPATPNLLDYDWNNMNITGYEWISSELRDDALLSAVTLQGHHLGHLQPHEMSLEENSKIPSGEQQMNVKEHDHVIEDDNKDSVTPPHKEAIANDKLYQQNLKLLFQKNSSNSQEPDPQLLIDDIFVNIEPRSLPASDLNKIALAPPNDESRMPKSMLEITSLSGDLPSELIDIVPKTDLTVHGLARFLLNHYFNDVADKMTVVVLEKNPWKTLYFPRALMALGDLAGLGQSSNSRNALLNALLAVSCFHLQSKYPRNYTLQKFFLSLGIELRNQASNFLRLCLNTKSNIPEKYKDVLTAILSMNSIDVVWGTMADCQHHLAICEEFVESRMKLRPNISEKAKTLHRIFSFLKLIQDSTALDKVRAKEIVILPSEEDDQYKPLDMSNAAAAADVTRVDVMQEGLFRETLNENDGKIHIEFVKEPTTNVSADSTPSTTTPPIFTNIATESYYNKSDISKLVSKTDENIIGTDSLYGLPNSLILLFSDCVRIVRHNEYYNLTYLPVPRKFNELSLNFEKRLLKWKSEWNFYEENSEEKSFINPTAEALYHHTMSFYFSLIIYYFTMARKLNCQFLQNYVTKVLDHLNAMEELLNQKKVKIVPLIWQGFMAGCACTDENTQQEFRRWAAKLAESGMGSYWGARQVMLEVWRRRKEDEPGDNWYSIYKDWEMNLMLS
- the TAF13 gene encoding Taf13p (similar to Saccharomyces cerevisiae TAF13 (YML098W); ancestral locus Anc_8.878) codes for the protein MSRKLKKTNLFNKDVSSLLYAYGDVPQPLQATVQCLDELVSGYLVDVCSNAFHAAQNSQRNKLRLEDFKFALRNDPVKLGRAEELIATNKLITEAKKQFNETDNQNSLKRYRADDEEGDEVEEDEDEQQVTDDDEETAGRNSAKQSMDSKAAKTRKQSSKNSKKTKK
- the VPS9 gene encoding guanine nucleotide exchange factor VPS9 (similar to Saccharomyces cerevisiae VPS9 (YML097C); ancestral locus Anc_8.876) translates to MTEDKNGETLKEFDPLNRLEPSTNGNSNTDVVSMKDDADTQAAEETNANIFAQDTGDEEPFYDFQLFVKQLQSPEADPLVKYTKSFLRNFLAQRLLWTVSEEIKLINNFKSFIYDKFTLYEPFKSLDSSKTRNAQEGIEKLIMGKLYFRCFSPSLYESLQVSLDDEHMKDLNYDDTLLEKIEHYRFIKPVMLDIPETMPHAKLNKFVHLASTELSKINRFKSPRDKMVCVLNASKVIFGLLKHTKLEQNGADTFIPILIYCILKGQVRYLVSNVNYIERFRSSDFIRGEEEYYLSSLQAAINFIMNLTESSLTIENHKCFEEEYQNNSKQVAKEREEEEKKRKLEVPDELQSNGTLLKPLDEVTNIVISKFSELFSPIGEPTQEETLEPEQSKKEEDVTFLIKKIEENERKDTLETLQNMFPDMDPSLIEDVCIAKKSRIGPCVDALLSLSE